A single region of the Streptomyces sp. NBC_01262 genome encodes:
- a CDS encoding GNAT family N-acetyltransferase, with protein MTVDLRNLEPGQWEHWFDGIDRAFGGSFVAEHRAFWKSVNEPERSIAAWDGDAIVGSAGAFSFRLSVPGGALVPAAGVTAVSVQPTHRRRGLLTAMMRRQLDDVRERGEALAVLTASEPEIYGRFGYGVASEEVGLEIDTTRVRLALPEGVDGVRLRLVGLEEGLEACEAVYGRLATGRPGLLARRPGWERHALVDAPAARRGASERQCVLAEVDGEVRGYARYAVKPEWGPRGPEGTVIVRDLDALDPVVRAALWRYLFGIDLTSKIVAANRPADDPLLHLVSDVGRCGVGTQEGLFARLVDVGAALEARTYASAVDVVFEVADSFCPWNEGRWRLRGDAKGAVCARTTDPADLALSVRELGSAYLGGFSLGAMARAGQVRELRDGALAEAALAFRSDLAPWLPHGF; from the coding sequence ATGACTGTTGACTTGAGGAATCTTGAGCCCGGGCAGTGGGAGCACTGGTTCGACGGGATCGACCGCGCCTTCGGCGGAAGCTTCGTGGCCGAGCACCGGGCGTTCTGGAAGTCCGTCAACGAGCCCGAGCGATCCATCGCCGCCTGGGACGGCGACGCGATCGTCGGCAGCGCCGGAGCCTTCTCCTTCCGGCTGTCGGTGCCGGGCGGCGCGCTCGTACCCGCGGCCGGTGTGACCGCGGTGAGCGTCCAGCCCACACACCGGCGGCGCGGGCTGCTGACCGCCATGATGCGGCGGCAGCTGGACGACGTACGGGAGCGCGGTGAGGCGCTCGCCGTGCTGACCGCCTCCGAGCCGGAGATCTACGGCCGGTTCGGGTACGGGGTGGCCAGCGAGGAGGTGGGGCTCGAGATCGACACGACGCGAGTGCGGCTGGCGCTGCCGGAAGGCGTCGATGGCGTACGGCTGCGCCTGGTCGGCCTGGAGGAAGGCCTGGAGGCCTGCGAGGCCGTCTACGGGCGGCTGGCTACCGGACGCCCCGGGCTGCTCGCCCGCCGGCCGGGCTGGGAGCGCCACGCTCTGGTGGACGCGCCGGCCGCCCGCAGGGGGGCGAGCGAACGGCAGTGCGTGCTCGCCGAGGTGGACGGGGAGGTGCGGGGGTACGCACGCTATGCGGTGAAGCCGGAGTGGGGGCCGCGCGGGCCGGAGGGCACGGTGATCGTGCGCGATCTCGACGCGCTGGATCCGGTGGTCAGAGCGGCGCTGTGGCGTTATCTGTTCGGCATCGACCTGACCTCGAAGATCGTCGCCGCGAACCGGCCGGCCGATGATCCGCTGTTGCACCTGGTCTCGGATGTCGGGCGGTGCGGGGTGGGCACCCAGGAGGGCCTCTTCGCCCGCCTGGTGGATGTCGGCGCGGCGCTGGAGGCACGGACCTACGCGTCGGCGGTGGATGTCGTCTTCGAGGTCGCCGATTCCTTCTGTCCCTGGAACGAGGGCCGGTGGCGGCTCAGAGGCGACGCCAAGGGCGCGGTCTGCGCCCGGACCACCGACCCGGCGGATCTCGCCCTGTCGGTACGGGAGTTGGGCTCGGCGTACCTCGGGGGTTTCTCGCTCGGCGCGATGGCGCGGGCGGGACAGGTCCGCGAGCTGCGCGACGGGGCGCTCGCGGAGGCGGCGTTGGCGTTCCGCAGCGACCTCGCGCCCTGGCTGCCCCACGGGTTCTAG
- a CDS encoding Fpg/Nei family DNA glycosylase, which yields MPEGHTIHRLAADHFERFGGRPVRASSPQGKFSDGAALIDGQALTEAEAHGKHLFLGFATTGWVHIHLGLFGKVGFGPAPAPPATDTVRLRLANPGSYVDLRGPTACELITEPEKQAIHDRLGPDPLRPADDPAKAWARVSRSRTTVAALLMDQKIIAGVGNVYRAEVLFRHGIDPYRLGRDLTRPQWDAVWADLAALMREGVRLNRIDTVRPEHTPEAMGRAPRVDDHGGEVYVYRRAAMPCHICGAEVRTADLGGRNLFWCPGCQPESAGR from the coding sequence GTGCCCGAAGGGCATACGATCCACCGCCTGGCCGCCGACCACTTCGAACGGTTCGGCGGCCGTCCGGTACGTGCGAGCAGCCCGCAGGGCAAGTTCTCCGACGGCGCCGCCCTCATCGACGGCCAGGCGCTCACCGAGGCCGAGGCCCACGGCAAGCACCTCTTCCTCGGCTTCGCCACCACCGGCTGGGTCCACATCCACCTCGGCCTCTTCGGCAAGGTCGGCTTCGGCCCCGCCCCCGCCCCGCCGGCCACCGACACCGTACGGCTGCGCCTGGCCAACCCCGGCTCGTACGTCGACCTGCGCGGCCCCACCGCCTGCGAGCTCATCACCGAACCCGAGAAGCAGGCGATACACGACCGCCTCGGCCCCGACCCGCTGCGCCCCGCCGACGATCCCGCCAAGGCGTGGGCCCGCGTCTCCCGCAGCCGTACGACCGTCGCCGCCCTGCTGATGGACCAGAAGATCATCGCCGGCGTCGGCAACGTGTACCGGGCCGAAGTCCTCTTCCGGCACGGCATCGACCCCTACCGCCTCGGCCGCGACCTCACCCGCCCCCAGTGGGACGCCGTCTGGGCCGACCTGGCCGCCCTCATGCGCGAGGGCGTCCGCCTCAACCGCATCGACACCGTCCGCCCCGAGCACACCCCCGAGGCCATGGGCCGCGCCCCCCGTGTCGACGACCACGGCGGCGAGGTCTACGTCTACCGGCGGGCCGCCATGCCCTGCCACATCTGCGGCGCCGAAGTCCGCACGGCGGACCTCGGCGGGCGCAACCTGTTCTGGTGCCCCGGCTGTCAGCCGGAGTCCGCAGGTCGCTAG
- a CDS encoding ribose-5-phosphate isomerase: MRVYLGSDHAGFELKNHLVDWLTAGGHEAVDCGPHIYDAQDDYPPFCLRAAARTAADPDALGIVIGGSGNGEAIAANKVKGVRAALAWSEETASLGRQHNNANVISIGGRMHTVDEATKFVEVFLATPYSGEERHTRRIEMLDAYETTGELPPIPAHHPRQDG, encoded by the coding sequence ATGCGTGTGTACCTCGGCTCCGATCATGCCGGCTTCGAACTCAAGAACCACCTCGTCGACTGGCTCACCGCGGGCGGCCACGAGGCCGTCGACTGCGGCCCGCACATCTACGACGCCCAGGACGACTACCCGCCCTTCTGCCTGCGCGCCGCCGCGCGCACCGCCGCAGACCCCGACGCCCTCGGCATCGTCATCGGCGGCTCCGGCAACGGCGAGGCGATCGCCGCCAACAAGGTCAAGGGCGTCCGCGCCGCGCTCGCCTGGAGCGAGGAGACCGCCTCCCTGGGCCGCCAGCACAACAACGCCAACGTCATCAGCATCGGCGGCCGCATGCACACGGTTGACGAGGCGACCAAGTTCGTCGAGGTCTTCCTCGCCACGCCGTACTCCGGCGAGGAGCGCCACACCCGCCGTATCGAGATGCTCGACGCCTACGAGACCACCGGCGAGCTCCCTCCGATCCCGGCCCACCACCCGCGGCAGGACGGCTGA